One stretch of Streptomyces sp. MMBL 11-1 DNA includes these proteins:
- a CDS encoding MFS transporter, whose product MTDLNASERGAVTGTGVRSRPRAALPALCATQITSWGIVYYAFPVLNPQITAATGWPAGVTAAAFSAALLVSAVAGIRVGRIIDRHGPRTVMTTGSVIGVLSILIVALAPNLPVFIVGWLLAGLAMASTFYQPAFAALTRWWAPDHVRALTIVTLAGGLASTVFAPLTAALADHLSWRATYVVLALILAAVTIPAHALALKAPWPEPSISTTLHPAGGTDQVARTRPFWMLAVTLTLSAFTVSAAVIALVPLMTERGYTSTEAAWALGLGGAGQTLGRTLYATLARRTSPTTRTIALVALGAVTTAALALTPGPYALLVALSVVAGTVRGNLTLLQATAITDRWGTTHYGRLSGLLAAPTTTAAAIAPFAGAVVAAPLGGYPQLFVALAAVSAAACITAFKTSPTKVASSQS is encoded by the coding sequence GTGACCGACCTCAACGCCTCCGAGCGCGGGGCCGTGACCGGAACGGGGGTCCGGTCACGGCCCCGCGCCGCGCTGCCCGCGCTGTGCGCCACACAGATCACCAGCTGGGGCATCGTCTACTACGCGTTCCCGGTCCTGAACCCGCAGATCACGGCTGCGACCGGCTGGCCCGCCGGGGTGACCGCCGCCGCGTTCTCCGCGGCCCTGCTGGTCTCCGCCGTGGCCGGGATCCGCGTCGGCCGGATCATCGACCGCCACGGCCCGCGCACCGTCATGACCACGGGCTCGGTCATCGGCGTTCTGAGCATCCTCATTGTTGCGCTTGCGCCCAACCTGCCTGTCTTCATCGTCGGCTGGCTGCTCGCCGGCCTCGCGATGGCCAGCACCTTCTACCAGCCTGCCTTCGCCGCCCTGACCCGCTGGTGGGCACCCGACCATGTCCGCGCGCTGACCATCGTCACCCTTGCAGGCGGCCTTGCCTCCACCGTCTTCGCCCCGCTCACCGCCGCACTCGCCGACCACCTGTCCTGGCGTGCCACCTACGTGGTCCTCGCCCTCATCCTCGCCGCGGTGACCATTCCCGCCCACGCTCTCGCGCTCAAGGCGCCCTGGCCCGAGCCTTCGATCTCCACCACGCTCCACCCCGCCGGCGGTACGGACCAGGTCGCCCGTACCCGGCCCTTCTGGATGCTCGCCGTCACCCTCACGCTGTCCGCGTTCACCGTCTCCGCCGCTGTCATCGCCCTCGTACCCCTCATGACCGAACGCGGTTACACCAGCACTGAAGCAGCTTGGGCACTCGGACTCGGCGGAGCTGGACAGACTCTCGGCCGCACCCTCTACGCCACCCTTGCCCGCCGCACCAGCCCCACCACCCGCACCATCGCGCTCGTGGCGCTCGGTGCCGTCACCACTGCGGCCCTCGCCCTCACTCCGGGACCGTACGCGCTACTCGTCGCCCTCTCGGTCGTAGCGGGCACGGTCCGTGGCAACCTCACCCTTCTCCAAGCCACTGCCATCACCGATCGCTGGGGTACCACCCACTACGGCCGCCTCTCCGGGCTCCTCGCCGCGCCCACCACCACGGCCGCCGCCATCGCCCCCTTCGCCGGAGCCGTCGTCGCCGCACCGCTCGGAGGCTATCCCCAGCTCTTCGTTGCGCTCGCCGCAGTCTCAGCAGCCGCCTGCATCACCGCCTTCAAGACATCACCCACCAAGGTCGCGAGCAGCCAAAGCTGA
- a CDS encoding helix-turn-helix domain-containing protein, which translates to MPVGPQPHPDEGRTDIGRSRRHQSVEPVLIDTAEVATMLSMSTSWVYREASKLGLKGYKLGRGRNAKVLYKRAEVFKWLEQQKIY; encoded by the coding sequence GTGCCCGTGGGACCGCAGCCACACCCCGATGAAGGCCGCACCGACATCGGCCGATCGCGCAGGCACCAGTCTGTGGAGCCTGTCCTCATAGACACTGCCGAAGTCGCCACGATGCTCAGCATGTCCACGAGCTGGGTCTACAGGGAGGCGTCTAAATTGGGCTTGAAGGGCTACAAACTCGGCCGAGGCAGGAACGCCAAGGTGCTTTACAAAAGGGCCGAGGTCTTCAAATGGCTGGAGCAGCAGAAAATCTATTAA
- a CDS encoding DUF5959 family protein has translation MRDVLGSGEDRSVLADERAAMGDRPPRELISLADDEDNSVSVNVLGRSPGWTAGLDAEIVVKTPFVSGRIDLALYVARLESWADALDRLDAGEDVAWMEMSSGPSIFIQLTGERDCPEVVVEDESWSMVTVRVPLVPPDDWVADHRRRLRQVMDHWVPMLSG, from the coding sequence ATGAGGGATGTCCTCGGGTCGGGTGAGGATCGCTCGGTACTCGCCGACGAAAGGGCAGCTATGGGCGACAGGCCCCCGAGGGAGCTCATCTCACTCGCTGATGACGAGGACAACAGCGTCTCGGTCAACGTTCTGGGGCGTAGTCCCGGATGGACCGCCGGGCTCGACGCGGAGATTGTCGTCAAGACTCCTTTCGTGTCCGGTCGTATTGACCTGGCGTTGTACGTTGCGAGGCTGGAGAGCTGGGCCGACGCACTGGACCGGCTCGACGCCGGGGAAGACGTGGCCTGGATGGAGATGAGCAGCGGGCCGTCCATCTTCATCCAGCTCACGGGCGAGCGTGACTGCCCGGAGGTGGTCGTGGAGGACGAGTCCTGGTCCATGGTCACCGTGCGGGTCCCGCTCGTCCCGCCGGACGACTGGGTTGCTGACCATCGCCGGCGTCTGCGCCAGGTGATGGATCACTGGGTTCCGATGCTGTCAGGGTAG
- the panD gene encoding aspartate 1-decarboxylase, which yields MIRTIFKSKIHRATVTQADLHYVGSVTIDAALMEAADLLPGELVHIVDIDNGARLETYVIEGERGSGVIGINGAAAHLVHPGDLVILISYAQVDDAEARALVPRVVHVDADNRIVALGADPSEPVPGTRTERSPQAVVANG from the coding sequence ATGATACGTACAATATTCAAGTCCAAGATCCACCGGGCCACCGTCACCCAAGCCGACCTACACTACGTCGGTTCCGTGACGATCGACGCCGCCCTGATGGAGGCCGCCGACCTGCTGCCCGGTGAGCTGGTCCATATCGTTGACATCGACAACGGCGCCCGGCTGGAGACGTACGTCATCGAGGGTGAGCGCGGCTCCGGTGTCATCGGGATCAACGGCGCGGCCGCACACCTCGTGCACCCCGGTGACCTGGTCATCCTGATCAGCTATGCGCAGGTCGATGACGCGGAGGCCCGTGCCCTCGTGCCGAGGGTCGTGCACGTGGACGCGGACAACCGGATCGTGGCGCTCGGCGCCGATCCCTCGGAGCCGGTTCCCGGGACCCGTACGGAGCGGAGCCCGCAGGCCGTCGTCGCGAACGGCTGA
- a CDS encoding GNAT family N-acetyltransferase, whose translation MTDKAAVEIRDDRENGSLVAYRDGEPAGTIAYFAMDPAPGALVAVHTVVRPEHEGKGIAGALVREFFAMAAREGVPVVPLCPYAAQWARRHPDEAPDVPAELVQEAERQLRGHPELF comes from the coding sequence ATGACCGACAAGGCAGCTGTGGAGATCAGGGACGACCGGGAGAACGGCAGTCTCGTGGCGTACAGGGACGGCGAGCCGGCCGGCACCATCGCGTACTTCGCCATGGACCCGGCCCCCGGTGCCCTGGTGGCCGTGCACACCGTCGTCCGGCCCGAACACGAGGGCAAGGGCATCGCGGGGGCGCTCGTCCGGGAGTTCTTCGCCATGGCCGCCCGCGAGGGAGTTCCCGTCGTCCCGTTGTGCCCGTACGCGGCGCAGTGGGCGCGGCGTCACCCCGACGAGGCGCCCGATGTGCCGGCCGAGCTCGTCCAGGAGGCGGAGCGGCAGCTCAGGGGCCACCCCGAGCTGTTCTGA
- a CDS encoding PIG-L family deacetylase: MSLPSVLAVHAHPDDESLFCGGVLAQHAAAGARTAVVTATWAEGTHRAAELADALDALGTGAPRLLGYADARVPESAPGRPRFLDAPLEEAVEAVVGHIRDFRPEIVITADAYGGMTGHPDHVHAHRITALAVRAAALPRCCPGSGDPWQPSALYLATHPRSAAVPVGGRLARPGTPADVLYCSEDAWITATVDVGPWLPRKLAAILAHRSEVERGAAPGRIAALPPAVQREVLSTEWYIRRDLTPPRGGSATGLSA, from the coding sequence GTGTCCCTGCCGAGCGTTCTCGCCGTTCACGCCCATCCGGACGACGAGTCCCTGTTCTGCGGAGGAGTCCTCGCCCAGCACGCGGCCGCCGGTGCCCGGACCGCGGTGGTCACGGCGACCTGGGCGGAGGGCACGCACAGGGCCGCCGAACTCGCCGATGCCCTCGATGCCCTGGGCACGGGCGCCCCACGGCTGCTCGGCTACGCGGACGCCCGCGTGCCGGAGTCGGCCCCCGGCCGGCCCCGGTTCCTCGACGCTCCGCTGGAGGAGGCCGTGGAGGCCGTGGTCGGCCACATCCGTGATTTCCGGCCGGAGATCGTGATCACGGCGGACGCCTACGGAGGCATGACCGGCCACCCCGACCATGTCCACGCCCACCGGATCACCGCGCTGGCGGTCCGGGCCGCCGCCCTCCCCCGCTGCTGTCCGGGTTCCGGTGATCCCTGGCAGCCGAGCGCCCTGTACCTCGCCACGCACCCCCGCTCGGCGGCCGTTCCGGTCGGCGGGCGGCTGGCCCGGCCGGGAACCCCGGCCGACGTGCTGTACTGCTCGGAGGACGCGTGGATCACCGCGACCGTGGACGTCGGCCCCTGGCTTCCGAGAAAGCTGGCCGCGATCCTCGCGCACCGCAGCGAGGTGGAGAGAGGCGCCGCGCCCGGCCGGATCGCCGCTCTGCCTCCGGCGGTCCAGCGTGAGGTGCTGAGCACCGAGTGGTACATCCGCCGGGACCTCACGCCGCCCCGGGGCGGGTCCGCCACGGGGCTGAGCGCGTGA
- a CDS encoding diaminopimelate decarboxylase yields MTQTTSTHHEDGTAPPAGRFDAVVRAAVGQGLLGEGSQVAGFIDTEGVRASVGALHDAFAATPGVLHTFAAKACSLVPVLRLLAECGMGCEVASPGELRLAVEAGFAASRIVLDSPAKTREEIRLALALGVAVNADSLDELRRVDALRDPGTESVLGLRVNPQVGGGSIGPMSTATDTSKFGVALRDPGAREAIVGAFRERPWLTRLHAHVGSQGCPLELIAAGVAQTYELAEEINATLGVRQVTSLDIGGGLPVNFTDETVHPTYADYVAALTAAAPGLFSGRYSLVTEFGRSLLAKNGFIGARVEYTKDAGGRRIALTHAGAQTATRTVLMPDAWPLRIGAFGPDGTPKGGPPLAQDIAGPCCFAGDVVAYARELPELAEDDLVVLYDTGAYYFSTPWAYNSLPRPAVYGFRTGARPADGSGKGRSDHDGPVAFVTVRDAQSLDNIAAESGLAHADALVEPGD; encoded by the coding sequence ATGACGCAGACGACTTCCACGCACCACGAGGACGGCACGGCACCGCCGGCCGGCCGCTTCGACGCCGTCGTCCGGGCGGCCGTCGGGCAGGGGCTGCTGGGCGAGGGCAGCCAGGTAGCCGGATTCATCGACACCGAGGGCGTGCGCGCCTCCGTCGGGGCCCTGCACGACGCCTTCGCCGCCACGCCCGGGGTACTGCACACCTTCGCGGCCAAGGCCTGCTCCCTCGTCCCGGTGCTGCGGCTGCTGGCCGAGTGCGGGATGGGGTGCGAGGTGGCGAGCCCCGGTGAGCTGCGGCTGGCCGTGGAGGCAGGGTTCGCGGCGTCCCGTATCGTGCTGGACTCCCCCGCCAAGACCCGCGAGGAGATCCGGCTGGCGCTCGCCCTCGGCGTCGCCGTCAACGCCGACAGCCTCGACGAACTGCGCCGCGTCGACGCCCTCCGTGACCCGGGCACCGAATCGGTCCTCGGACTGCGGGTCAACCCTCAGGTGGGCGGTGGGTCGATCGGGCCGATGAGCACGGCGACGGACACCTCGAAATTCGGGGTCGCGCTCCGGGACCCGGGTGCCCGCGAGGCGATCGTGGGAGCCTTCCGGGAGCGACCGTGGCTGACGCGGCTGCACGCCCATGTGGGCTCCCAGGGATGTCCGTTGGAGCTGATCGCGGCCGGTGTGGCACAGACGTACGAACTGGCCGAGGAGATCAACGCGACGCTGGGTGTCCGGCAGGTCACCAGCCTGGACATCGGCGGCGGGCTTCCGGTCAACTTCACCGACGAGACCGTGCACCCCACCTACGCGGACTATGTGGCGGCCCTGACGGCGGCCGCGCCCGGCCTCTTCTCCGGCCGCTACTCCCTGGTCACGGAGTTCGGCCGGTCGCTGCTGGCGAAGAACGGGTTCATCGGGGCCCGGGTGGAGTACACGAAGGATGCCGGGGGCCGTCGGATCGCACTCACCCACGCGGGAGCCCAGACGGCCACCCGTACGGTCCTCATGCCCGACGCCTGGCCGTTGCGGATCGGGGCGTTCGGCCCGGACGGCACTCCCAAGGGCGGGCCACCGCTGGCGCAGGACATCGCGGGGCCGTGCTGCTTCGCGGGGGACGTCGTGGCGTACGCCAGGGAGCTGCCGGAGCTGGCCGAGGACGATCTGGTCGTGCTGTACGACACGGGGGCGTACTACTTCTCCACCCCGTGGGCCTACAACAGTCTGCCCCGTCCCGCGGTGTACGGATTCCGGACGGGGGCGCGGCCGGCGGACGGTTCGGGGAAGGGCCGATCGGACCACGACGGCCCGGTGGCGTTCGTGACGGTGCGGGACGCGCAGTCGCTGGACAACATCGCGGCGGAGAGCGGTCTCGCCCACGCGGACGCGCTGGTCGAGCCGGGCGACTGA
- a CDS encoding family 1 encapsulin nanocompartment shell protein, with the protein MNNLHRELAPVTPSAWDEIEEEARRTFRRHVAGRRVVDVSDPDGPTLAAVGDGHLTDIDPPTPDVVARARTSMPVIEWRVPFTVSRQAVDDVERGSADSDWQPVKDAARTCAFAEDMAIIDGYGAAGITGLRDGSSHDPLPLPADARDYPAAVSQAVTRLRLAGVDGPYRLMLGADAFTEAAETSDHGYPVKTHLSRLVDDEILWAPAVRGGVLLSARGGDFELCLGQDLSIGYADHDATSVHLYFQQAFTFRMLTPEAVVGLIA; encoded by the coding sequence ATGAACAATCTGCACCGCGAGCTCGCGCCGGTCACCCCGTCCGCCTGGGACGAGATCGAGGAGGAGGCCCGGCGCACCTTCCGCCGTCATGTCGCCGGCCGCCGTGTCGTCGACGTGTCCGATCCGGACGGCCCGACCCTGGCCGCCGTCGGCGACGGCCATCTGACCGACATCGATCCGCCCACCCCGGATGTGGTGGCCCGGGCCCGCACGTCGATGCCGGTCATCGAGTGGCGGGTGCCGTTCACGGTCTCCCGCCAGGCCGTGGACGACGTGGAGCGCGGCTCCGCCGACAGCGACTGGCAGCCCGTCAAGGACGCGGCGCGCACCTGTGCGTTCGCCGAGGACATGGCGATCATCGACGGGTACGGGGCGGCCGGGATCACCGGGCTGCGGGACGGCTCCTCGCACGATCCCCTCCCGCTGCCCGCCGACGCGCGGGACTATCCGGCGGCGGTCAGCCAGGCGGTGACGCGGCTGCGGCTGGCCGGTGTCGACGGCCCGTACCGGCTGATGCTCGGCGCGGACGCGTTCACCGAGGCGGCCGAGACCTCCGACCACGGGTATCCGGTCAAGACCCACCTGAGCCGCCTGGTGGACGACGAGATCCTGTGGGCGCCCGCGGTCAGGGGCGGGGTGCTGCTGTCCGCCCGGGGCGGAGACTTCGAGCTCTGCCTGGGCCAGGACCTGTCGATCGGCTACGCGGACCACGACGCCACCAGCGTCCACCTCTACTTTCAGCAGGCCTTCACCTTCCGGATGCTGACGCCGGAGGCCGTGGTCGGCCTGATCGCCTGA
- a CDS encoding Dyp-type peroxidase has product MPDAVPDPVSVQPVVAPLTSAALFLVGTIEPGGESAVRDVLPDLAAVARSLGFRYPDSGLACVAGFGADAWDRLFAGPRPAHLHPFPELRGPLHHAPATPGDVLLHIRAERMDVCYAWAAQLLDRLGGTLRIVDETHGFRYLDHRDLLGFVDGTENPVGDDARAAALVGADDPEFEGGSYVVVQKYLHDLTSWNALSVEEQERVIGRTKLDDVEFPDAEKPADSHLSLNTITDPDGTERDILRANMPFGSFGKGEFGTYFIGYAADPDVTERMLRNMFLGDPPGTHDRILDFSTAVTGCLFFAPRADFLDAPPPPPVRTRSGDLPEATFTPVRPEPPAAGADHGSLRIGSLQESAQ; this is encoded by the coding sequence ATGCCCGACGCCGTCCCTGATCCCGTCTCCGTCCAGCCCGTCGTGGCGCCGTTGACCAGCGCCGCGCTGTTCCTGGTCGGCACGATCGAGCCGGGCGGCGAGAGCGCGGTGCGGGACGTGCTGCCGGACCTCGCAGCCGTGGCCCGGTCGCTCGGCTTCCGGTACCCGGACTCCGGTCTCGCCTGTGTGGCGGGCTTCGGCGCCGACGCCTGGGACCGGCTGTTCGCCGGGCCTCGCCCGGCTCACCTCCACCCGTTCCCGGAACTGCGGGGGCCTCTTCACCACGCCCCGGCGACCCCCGGCGACGTCCTGCTGCACATCCGGGCCGAGCGGATGGACGTCTGCTACGCGTGGGCGGCCCAGCTGCTCGACAGGCTCGGCGGAACCCTGCGGATCGTGGACGAGACGCACGGCTTCCGCTACCTGGACCACCGGGACCTGCTCGGCTTCGTGGACGGTACGGAGAACCCGGTGGGCGACGACGCCCGGGCGGCGGCGCTCGTCGGGGCGGACGACCCGGAGTTCGAGGGTGGCAGCTACGTCGTCGTACAGAAGTACCTGCACGACCTCACGTCCTGGAACGCGCTCTCCGTGGAGGAGCAGGAACGCGTCATCGGCCGCACCAAGCTGGACGACGTGGAGTTCCCCGACGCCGAGAAGCCCGCCGACTCCCACCTCTCGCTCAACACGATCACCGACCCGGACGGCACCGAACGGGACATCCTGCGGGCGAACATGCCGTTCGGGAGCTTCGGAAAGGGCGAGTTCGGTACGTACTTCATCGGGTACGCCGCCGATCCCGACGTGACCGAACGGATGCTCCGCAACATGTTCCTCGGCGATCCGCCCGGGACACACGACCGCATCCTCGACTTCTCCACAGCGGTCACCGGTTGCCTCTTCTTCGCCCCCCGCGCCGACTTCCTCGACGCTCCGCCGCCCCCACCCGTCCGGACCCGCTCCGGGGACCTGCCGGAAGCAACGTTCACGCCGGTCCGGCCCGAGCCGCCCGCGGCCGGGGCGGACCACGGTTCGCTGCGCATCGGCAGCCTGCAAGAAAGCGCCCAGTGA